The following coding sequences lie in one Epinephelus moara isolate mb chromosome 17, YSFRI_EMoa_1.0, whole genome shotgun sequence genomic window:
- the larp7 gene encoding la-related protein 7 produces MIDTERSTSDAGAAEPSSKHKDTEKKKRSRVKQLLGDVKKQVEFWFGDVNLHKDRFLKKLIDESDDGYVDLSVLASFNRMKKLTCDTKLIARALKNSSVVEVNLEGNKVRRQHPIGEVPKDVDSRTVYVELLPKDVTHSWIERVFTKCGNVVYVSIPRYKSTGDSKGFAFIEFETVEQAQKSIEMLNNPPEDAPRKPGIFPKTKNRKPIPLPADNPPSGEEEEKKKRKKKKKKEGATVQAPAEEAKEQAMEAESSEQKRKRSVGGDFESDGSGTQKTPGKLSEKKRRRSQTADGSESDVPSKIRKTSESEAGEKEKDLTKTNPPTKSDAERGVEEGKENRDDSTVKAKRKRKKKHKEKLKIGEEVIPLRVLSKKEWLKLKDEYLTLQKRSMNSLKRCIYKIDHTEDKSRMDTDDHPPAESTEKDDKSEKATNQGPQFTSGVIMKITDNKPLPGRKFIKDALSKISPVAYIDTLEGDAEGHIRFHTPEEAQAVSDASAEIQKEHSWKLEILSGDNEQRYWQKILVDRQVKLNRPREKKRGTEKLISKAEKIILARAKEAHKHIRFQDD; encoded by the exons ATGATTGACACAGAGAGGAGCACCAGTGATGCCGGTGCAGCAGAGCCCAGCAGTAAGCACaaggacacagaaaagaagaagaggtcCCGTGTCAAACAGCTGCTGGGCGATGTGAAGAAGCAAGTGGAGTTCTGGTTTGGAGATGTTAACCTTCACAAGGATCGCTTTCTGAAAAAACTCATTGATGAGTCAGACGATGGAT aTGTTGATTTATCTGTGTTGGCGAGCTTCAATCGAATGAAGAAGCTGACATGTGACACCAAGCTGATTGCGAGGGCGCTGAAAAATTCATCTGTCGTTGAG GTTAACCTAGAGGGAAATAAAGTAAGGCGTCAGCATCCGATTGGAGAAGTACCAAAGGATGTTGACAGCCGCACAGTCTATGTG GAACTTTTGCCCAAggatgtgacacacagctggataGAAAGAGTGTTTACAAAATGCGGGAATGTGGTTTATGTTAGCATCCCCAGATACAAGTCCACTGGCGACTCCAAGGGTTTTGCCTTTATAGAGTTTGAGACGGTGGAACAAGCACAGAAATCCATAGAG ATGCTCAACAATCCTCCTGAAGATGCTCCCAGGAAGCCAGGGATTTTCCCAAAGACGAAAAATAGGAAGCCCATCCCTCTGCCAGCCGATAATCCACCATCAG gggaagaagaagaaaagaaaaagcggaagaagaagaaaaagaaagaaggtgCCACAGTACAGGCTCCTGCCGAAGAAGCCAAAGAGCAGGCGATGGAAGCAGAGTCGTCAGAGCAAAAGAGGAAGCGCTCAGTCGGGGGAGATTTTGAATCAGACGGCTCTGGCACCCAGAAGACACCGGGCaaactgtcagagaaaaaaagacgaCGGTCACAGACAGCAGATGGATCTGAAAGTGACGTACCATCTAAAATAAGAAAGACAAGTGAAAGTGAAgctggagagaaggagaaagatcTAACAAAGACTA ATCCGCCCACTAAAAGTGATGCAGAGAGAGGTGTtgaagaagggaaagaaaacagagatgATTCAACAGTCAAggcaaagaggaagagaaaaaagaaacacaaggaGAAACTGAAAATTGGGGAAGAAGTCATCCCACTGCGGGTTCTGTCAAA GAAAGAGTGGCTGAAACTGAAGGATGAGTATCTGACCTTGCAGAAGCGCAGCATGAACTCCCTGAAGAGGTGCATTTATAAGATTGATCACACGGAGGACAAGAGTCGAATGGACACGGACGATCATCCTCCAGCTGAGAGCA CTGAAAAGGATGACAAAAGTGAGAAAGCGACTAACCAAGGCCCTCAGTTTACCAGTGGTGTCATCATGAAGATCACAGACAACAAGCCGCTACCAGGGAGGAAGTTCATCAAA GATGCTCTGAGCAAAATATCCCCAGTGGCGTACATTGACACCTTGGAAGGAGATGCTGAGGGTCACATCCGCTTTCACACCCCCGAGGAAGCTCAAGCCGTCAGCGACGCCAGCGCAGAGATACAGAAAGAGCACAGCTGGAAGCTTGAGATTCTCTCAG GTGACAATGAACAGAGGTACTGGCAGAAGATCCTGGTGGACCGCCAAGTGAAGCTGAATCGTCCGAGGGAAAAGAAGCGCGGTACAGAGAAG CTCATATCCAAAGCTGAGAAAATCATTCTGGCCCGGGCCAAGGAGGCTCACAAGCACATCCGTTTTCAAGACGACTGA